TATACTCTGTAACCAAAGAGCACTGTTGCACAATCTACCCAGTTAACTCTTTTAAGAATGTTATGTACCTCAAGGAGAACACCTATTATACTTCTACATTCTACATAACATTGGCCTAGTAAACAAATCTCACCATGTAGGACAAATCTTCATCCTGAACACCAATCTTGTGAACACGTTGTACTCTCTCAAACGCTGGTGTGTCCTTCTTCAGTAAAAACAGCATGCTGCGGATGATGGGAATCTGAACTAACAGCAgctaagtgctggagaaactcagaaggtctggcagcatctgtggagagagaaatagagttattgTCTGGTGTGACTACCCTTTAGAACAGAAGAGAGCTGGGAACGTCAAGATTTACCATGTGTTGAAGAAGAAGGTAGAGGCTCCCATATAATCGATGGCAAGGTTGACCTGAGCACAAAGCAAAGTGGGCTGTAATGGGAGTAAAAGAGAGATATAGATGAAAAGTAAGTACTGCTGGTAAGTGTCAGTATCAGAAAATAGGTCAGCTCTGCTCAGTGCAAAACGTCCCAAACAAGGCACTGAGTGTGTAATCCAGTGCAGGACAGAGTTCATTCTCTGAAGGTGTTGATCTCAATATTGAAGACTGAAGCCTGGTAAATGAGGAGTTGTTCCTTCTGATTCTGTTGGTTTGCTGGAAAACTCTTTCAAGCCGAGGGCAGAAATGTGAGCATGAGAGCAAAATGGGTTTCTTGAGATGGCAAACAGTCAGAAGTTCAGGCAATTCTTACAGACTGAGCAGAGATCTTCTGCAACTTGGTCACACTGTCTATGTTTAATCTCACCAATGGAGAGGAGTCAGCATTATGAGTCGCAAATAACCTAGACAAGATGGAATGGagtacaggtaaatcactgcATCACCCAGAAGGTGTGTTTGTAAATTCTGACAGTGAGGAGAAGGAGGAGATAAAAGAGTAAGTCTTACTTCTGCATTAGTATGCACATGTGTTATAGGGGAGTGAGGAGATATTCTGAGTGACAGTGAGATGgatcagagtgtcacagaggaAGCAGTCCTGTGTAATACTGACATCAAAGGGGAGGGAAAGATGTATTTGGCTGTGACATCCTGCAGGAGCTGGTGGAAGTAGAGGACCCTTTGAGTGCAGAGACTTGTTTGGTGAAAAATGAGGACAAGTGTAGAGGCTGCTGAGGTTTTTGTGTGGATAAGCTGATTAAAAGAGaccatagtactccagatgtggtctcactcaaATACTTTACAATCTCTGCATGTTGTTTTTCCTCAGAACTCTCTGGAAAAATGTCTAACATAGAATTTATTTCTTAATTGGtcgctgcacctgcatgctactTTTCTGAGATTTGAGATTGGGGATAGCAGAGTCCCTTTGAATACCAACATTTCCCCTTGCACAGAATGTTCAGAATTTCTGAAAAGAGATCTTTGTTCTGAAATgatttctctgtttctctctccacagatgccgtcCAGCTAGCTGaactttcccagcattttctatttaaatTTCACATGTTTAGACAACAACAGCATCTTGCACTCACATTGTCCCTTAAATATAATAAActatcccaaggcattttataggCGCATCATCAAATTTTGACACTGAACCATATAGGGAGAAATTTGAACCAAACACACGTTTAAAAGAGCAGATTTAGAGAAACTAAGGAAAAAAGGAATAAGGTAAAAATAGATAGAAAGACAGAGAGGTTTAaccatgagaaagtgaggactgctgatactggagatcagagctgaaaaatgtgttgctggaaaaacgcagcaggtcaggcagcatccaaggagcaggagaatcgatgattcgggcattagcccttcttcaggaatgaggagggtgtgccaagcaggctaagataaaaggtagggaggagtgatttgggggaggggcgttgggaatgcgataggtggaaggaggttaaggtgagggtgataggccggagagggggtgNNNNNNNNNNNNNNNNNNNNNNNNNNNNNNNNNNNGTgtctcagaggtgttctctgaaatgttccgcaagtaggcggcccgtctccccaatgtagaggaggcaacatcgggtgcagcggatgcagtaaatgatatgtgtggaggtgcaggttggatatggaaggatcccttggggccttggagggaagtgaggggggaggtgttttGCATTACTTGCGGTTgctggggaaggtgccaggagtggaggttgggttggtgggggtgtgggcctgacgagggagtcgcgtaGGGAGTGATCTTTCCGGAAAGCtgatagggaaggggagggaaatatatccttggtggtggggtccgtttggaggtggcggaaatgacgaaggatgatacgatgtatctagaggttggtggggtggtaggtgaggaccagtggggttctgtcctggtggcgattggaggagcggggttcaagggcgaaggagcgggaagtggaggagatgcagtggagagtatcatcaaccacgtctgaagggaaattgcagtctttgaagaaggaggccatctgggttgttcggtattggaattggtcctcctgggagcagatgcggtggaggcgaaggaattgggaatatgggatggcgtttttacagcggacagggtgggaggaggtgtaatctaggtagctgtgggagttggtcggtttatagtaaatgtccgtgttgagtcggtcgcccgagatagatgaactgttcaacttccgcagctacactggcaccaccccccaccttttcctccgctaggGATATTATAAAGAAATATTACAAATGAATGCAAATTTTTTAATCAAAGCTTGGCCAATTGGAGACAATATTCGCCAAATGATGGGCCTTAGACTTCTACATCTGTCTTTCTCTGCAATTTTCATTTTCCACTGTTTGGGGAGAAGTTAGATTATCTTTCTCAGGACAATTGTGGATGTTCTCACACTTGTccatattaaatttcatttgctatATTTGTACCCAGTCACTTTCTTTTTTCCTCTCCCTTGAGAACTTCTGCTTCCTGTATGTACTACAACCACCATTCCAAGCTTAGTACCACTTGATGGCACATAACTCTATGTCTTCAACCAAGTCAGTAATGGATATTGTGAAAAAATTAAGGGCCTAGATCAGATTTCTGAGAGACCCCACTTATCCCCCCTCCCAATCTGAGCACAGAGTCTCCTTTCTGTCTCCCAACTTTCAATCAAATTCTCTCGCTCAAAGACTTATTCATAAAGGAATAACATTAGCAATTTTGTGGTTAGTTGAACAAGTCTGATATTAGGAGAAGTTTGAAAGGTTCAAATGAATGATATTTCCTAATGCTGTCATTTCTTCTGCACTCCAAAACCAAGTTTTGGGGACCAGCAAGTCTGGGTATTTATTGATCCTCAGTTCTATGATAATGTCGATtaccattttattttattaatgctGCATATTAAACATTATTGTGACTTTATAATTTGCATTAAATTCCAGGATAAAGTGCAAGACTTGCAAGATTAATGAAAATATTCCTTGGTAATGAAAATAAGGGAATTGTTATGGAAGGTTTTTAGTGGCACATATGTTTCTAGGAATCATTCTAATCTGGAGAATTGGTCATGTCCTTTGTTTCACACGTTCCATGGAGTAGGCTGATATTAAGAGAGCAATATTAACTTTATTTGTACAACGTTGAGAAGTTGCCTGTCCAAACTGGTCAGGATAATTCAAAGCAGCATTTTCTTGTGGCCAACTATTTGGTAAGAACAAACCCCTTTTGTAATTCATCATTGTGGATTTCAGCAAACTATCCTCTTTCATTTCAAGGATCAGGGTGAGGCAAGGCTGTTATCGAGATTCAGAAAACACAGCCACAATGGGTACTTGATGGATAATACTGTATTGCACATGGACCAGCTAGAAACAGTGTTTTCAGGGATCAGATTTGGGGTAGTAATCATGATAATTGATTAAAGACCTTGGCCACACCTGCATTCCTCAATTACATAGAGTGGAGGGATTTCTGAGTAGGTTACTTTACAGACTGGCAGAGCAGATGGATTTGGTGTAAACTGTTGGTGACAATATTGCAGTGATTGAATGTATTATTCCATCGTTTGTACACTAATGCTGGATGTAGAGCAGCAAGAGAAAGGACCGAAAATATAACCAATAAATTGCTACAAAATAAGTATATTTATTTTTTACTTGTTAAATCATCACTTTAACTTATTTCCAGAGCTAGAAGGAGAATGCAGGCATTTTTGGCAAATGATTCTCTGCGGCTCCAAATCTTCATCATGAGTGCAAATCAGTTTGTGCACAAAGCTATGGACATCCTCGTATCTGCTGCAATTAGGGGCGATCTTGATCCACGTAGAGCAAACGCCTACATCAAAGAGGTATTctttttactttatacattaaaGAATCACCAAATGTGGAAAGTGCATGGTACATGGTACAGTTTTCCCTCTCACAAACACACTGTTTAATTGATAACTGCCATTTACTATTTATGATAATTTTGAATTGATATATTGCTGGAGTGACTGCCACCATCCACCCAGCTTTGTGGCACTAATAAACAGGGAGGGATCTCCATGGAAAACACCCAATATAACAAACTGTCTTTTGTTATAAATGCAAGCCCCATGAAAGTTGAATCTTCAGAGTTAAGGCTAACATTGCTTCACTCTTCTTCCTTATCTTCCACGTGATCTATACCTGGCCATTCACTGCTAGGCCAGCAGGACAGGTGAGACAACAAGAGGAATAAAAGGAGTggtggagagattgagagagtcACTGTGAGATCAGTGGGAAGGGCGAGAGCACAGTGGGAAATGAAAGGAGCATCAGAGAGAGTAAGCCACTGTGGGACCAATGGGAGGGTGTGAGTGTACAATGGGAATAAAAGCATCAGTGAGAGAGATTCACAATGTGACCAGTATGAGGTAAACAAAGCAAATCAAAGAAGAAAACAGGTTAAATGATTCATCCGTGAGTATCTTACTTTTCTACGTGTATTCATGtcaaattatgatttggagatgccaatgttggactggagtgaacaaagttaaaaatcacacaacaccaagttatagtccgacaggtttatttggaagcagtagcattcagagtgctgctccttcatcaaccacctgatgaaggtgttgtgtgatttttaatcatgtCAAATTAGGAGCTGTGAAATTATGAATTTAAAACTGGTCATTACAATGGTAAGGGAATTAATAAGATTATAAACTCAGAGTAAGATCAGAGCTATTAAGTTAAATCAATAGTTTAAACGGACACTTGCTGGTTTCTTATAGTGGTAGATGTTTCCAGATAATACCTTTGAAAACTTTCTTTATGCTTTTCATGATTTTCGTGAGGTTCTTGATAAGGCTTTCATTAGCTTGTGAGATAGATCCCGATTTTTGAGGCAAGGTTACAAGGAGACAATCTTCTGTATTATTGTGTTAGTTTCAGTGTCCTGGAAAGAGAAAATGGCTttgcatttaaaagaaaaagtacTTTCAAAGTGTGGGGATGGGTACATGATGGACAATTATGGCAACCAAATGTATGCACAGCAAAATTCCATCCACAGTGATGAGATAAATGACGACATCTGGTCTGTTGTTATAATATTACTAAAGGGATAAACAATGAAACAGCTTAGGTGGGAAAGCTCTGGTGCGTACATGGTAAAGGCTACAGGCAAGATGTTTCAGAACCGCCTTGCCTTTTCAATGCCACAACTTACTTACATGACATGGAGTGAACCAATTGCTTGAAATTGATTTTGATGATGGTGGGAATCTTGGGTAGAGAAATCAGATTATCAATTCATCACTTTTGGCTGAAGACACTTGCAGAGATTTCAGCCTCATCCATTCTTTTGCATTGGACAACTCGGAACATTGGAGGATGAGCAGGCTGACAGGGCCCTGTCCtgttaattcattcattcttCAGCATCATTCTTGACTGGAAATGGCAGGGCTGCAGAGCTTGAGACTGATGCACTGATGTGAAACACTGCCCCACACATGCAGAATGATGTTGTGCATCTGCACCTCCTGAACTGCTGACAGAATATATATCTCTATAAAAGCAATATCTTCCTTCAATCATTTTAAAGTTGCTCCATCTGCTTTGCTAGGTctatttagactgtgggaagttTCCATTAGTATCTTAATCAATCTAGAGATATACTGGTTAAACCAGGGCCCCATTATTTCATGCTTATTGCATTTTTCTTCAGTACAAATGTTTCTGTTTGCATGaacttgttttttttagattagattagattacttacagtgtggaaacaggcccttcggcccaacaagtccacagcgatcctccgaagagcaacccacccagacccattcccctacatttaccctttcacctatcactatgggcaatttagcatggccaattcacctaacctgcacatctttggactgtgggaggaaaccggagcacccggaggaaacctacacagacacggggagaatgtgcaaactcaacacagacagttgcctgaggcgggaattgaacccaggtctctggcactgtgaggcagcagtgctaaccactgtgccaccctctgctgCCATTTCTCATCCTCCTTGTATTAATTTAGAAATGGTTCAATTTTTCAACCTGATGAATAGCTCTCATCTATGTTGCAGAAATTACTATCTGGCCATTTTAAAATCAGGACATTGTACAGAAGTAAGGGGAGAAAGGAGGGGAATGGCTTTAATTCATGATGCTCACTTGGAGatccagcacagacatgatgggcagaaTCACCTCCTTCTATATGTAACAATTGTGAGATTCTATGTTTGTTTGTGACAGAAAagttacttttgaaatgtttggtttttatttcacagATATTGCACATAATATTATTTTATGGCCAAATTAATCGTCCTAAGGTTGATCCAGAAGAAATATTGCAGGAAAGTAACCATCAATTATCTGCAAGGTATTCAGATGTCTTTGAAATGAGCTGCACCCACATTCCAAAACGTCCCCCTTTCACAGTGCTACTTAATGcggtaagtttggagatgacaccaaaattggtgggataGTGGACAGTTgcagagtacaatggaaccttgaccagctgggccaatgggctgagaagtggcagatggagattaattttgataaatgcggtGTGTTGTGTTTTGgtcaggcaaatcagggcaggacttatacagttaatggtagggccgcggggagtgttgttgaataaagaggGCCACTATACCTCAggtgaaggaagaggttgagaaggaaagttgtTCATGATAACCTCAACTGGTGATAGGAATTGAACTTATGCTATTAATATCACACTGCTTTACAGACCAAACgttcagctaactgagctaaatcACTGCCTAGTAGCTTTACATTGTAGGATAGTTGTTCACAATATGCTACATTTGTCATTGAAGGACGACTTGTGGAATGACCTGGAGCATTGagagaaaggattttaaaaatgtgagcaGGAACGTAGAGATTGCCGGGGCGGTGGTAAGATTGAGAGGGAATTTATAATTATAACTGAAGGAAAGAATGTGGTTAAGGTAGACTATTCCCAATGGGTTCTGAAGAATGGCAGAACATGTGCTTGGTAAGTTAAAGGGACACATTCCTGCTCTTTCTGGTCCTCAAaccattgctggagaaacactcATTTGCTGATTCCTGCATTAATTGACAGGTTTCCTGAGCCCTGGGAAACTTGTCCAATGCTGCTAAAATTAAGTGGTTGCCATGATTTGACAATtgcatttaaatattataattacaTCCTGCCTCTCCAGGTGGGGAATCCTCAGTCACATCACCAATCTGCTGTAGTCAAACCTGAATTAGATCCGTTCATGATGGTTGCCCTAAAAGTTTATCTCAATCCCTGACTCTTTCTTACTCCTTGTGAGTGAGCAACCTTCCACTCACCCTATTTTCTAATATACCTGGGTTTGTGGGATTTTGCTCTGTGGTAATGATCTTCCCTAATTGTCTGTTTAGCTACAAACGAATGTGAAAACtaatttgtcaaatgctttaagtTTAAAGGAGTTAAAGAAATGTAAGTTGTTAAGTTATTTCTTATTTTTACATTGTACACATTTGTTTTACAGATTGTTGACATTGTCAGAACAAGACATGAAGATTATGTTTTGCCATGTCTGTTGTCGACGATAAATGATATGGAAGTTCCTAATGGTAACACAATATGCCGGAATATTTTTGTATCAACAGTTATTAACTTGTGCTATTTTTCTGATCAGTGTATGAGAAGTAGAACACCCAATTACTTTGGTGCTTCAGTGTCATGTAGAGGAGCTAGACAGAGAAAAATAATGATCGATATATTGTGCTACCATACATGGCACCGTGATATTAGCTGGGCAGTATGTGTTGCAAATCAGTACAATGAAAATGCCATTGAATTTCCTCCTCGTGTCCGCTCGATGGCATTTAACATATACACTAATGGACAAAGAACTCAGGCAAACCAACGTGTTGATAATTCTCTGGCTAGGTTCAGGGGTCGCCGAGTGCCCAGATTTCTTGAAATTGCCAGCCAATTTGGATCCTTAGTTCCCAGAGCACCTTGTGAAAGATGCTTTGAAATGTTCCCAAACATTCAGTTTTATCCATTTCCACAAGCTCATGAACATGCTCATTGGGAATATGGAAACTGTGCAGAGTGTGAATCACTCAGCCAGCTTCTGAAGTCTCATGAGCAAATTGTCACAAGGCTGCATCGTAACCAATTTCAAATTGGACGTGATGACTTAATAAATGCAAAAAATAGACGACTTGAACAAAACCTCCAACAGTTAGAGTTTAGATTCAGGGGTGTAGTTCCATTTGAAGGTAATCAATTATAAAGGCATCTGCCTGGAAAGATTCCTAAATTGAAAGCACATTAGAATACACAGTATGTCATGTTCCTGATCAACCTACTAATAAGTATACTGCTTGTATGCAGCTCTGGAGTATTACTATGGCTTTAtacaattaattcaattcaatggaCAGAAATTCTAGGGGACATATTATCAGTATTCAAATTTGCATTTCCTCTGTTAATTGTTTATCTGGAAGGTTATCCCCGTGCAGTACATCAAACACAGTATGTGCACTTCTAAAGGTTAAAAACAACTGATTTTCTCCAAGCCACGGTGGTGATGGGTCATCACTAAACTGGAACTGTGGAACTTCTGcaaaaatttgaaaattaatcaTGTCACTATTTTCAAATAGTCTAACTTCTGTAATTCAATCAACTGTTGTACAGTTTATTGTTGCACAGAAACTGGTCATTTCTAACTCAAATATCCCACTAAATGCAGATAGGAATACTGAATGGCCAATATAACTTCTTTCCACCATTTGCATAATATTATAATATGCTGGTCTTCAACTTTACCATATATCCTGAACTTTGGCAAATAATGGGGGGAATGGTATACTCCCATTTAGAATATCTTATATTGATCTGCCAATGATACTTTAACTTATTTCTAGAATTCCATGTCTCATTCAGATCACTTAACACATGCTTAACAACAGCATAGCAATAAAACATTTATGATGTCCCACTGAATCTGAGACAAATATACACTGAAATCATCTTCCTCTTAGAATTAGAGCTCTACTCCTTTACTGAGAACAATGCAAAGCAAAAAAAACTGGGCAAACACAAGTTTAAATGGAGATAAAAACTGCATTGGTTAAGTTTTCAAACTGCAAGCTTAATTTAGATTTGGCTTACTTTTCAAATATTCACTGTTATAGCATTCTTTTACAATATCACTGTTATAGATTGCTCGTCAACCTTACAAAAATACACTAGCTATCGTTTTCACGTTAATCTGCCAAAGAATATGATACATAGCTCATCATCTGTCTTAGAGACTGCTGAAACATTTGGGAAGATTAATACAACAACTATTTCTAGTTCCTGTACTTTCGTTAATTAGGAGAGACTTGTGAAAACAGTTAGCTTCAAGCTAAGGATAACCACCATGTTGGTAGTTTATGGAAAACAACGCGCTTATAGTCAATGAAGTTATATTTAAAGGTTAAAGGGTTTGTCTGGTACCTGATCTTcttaaccaaaaacagaaattgcaggagaaactaagcaagtggcagcatctgtggagaggaagcaaagTTAACACTTGAGGCCacagacccttcatcagaacaggtAATAGCTGAGTaaaaggaagaggaattttattCCTTGCTGTCACATGGTGTACTACAGAGCACCTATGTATGGAGAGAGCTTATTTCTTCTTTTAAGCAAAATTTTTACATTAAAGTTGCTCACCTTTAATTATATCATAAGAACAAAAATTACAATGAGATAGAAcaggacagtggctcagtggttagcactgctgcctctcagcaccagggacctgggtatggtcccagccttgggcgactgtctgtgtggagtttgcatcttctccccgtgtctgtgtgggtttactccgggtgctctggtttcctcccacagtccaaagatgtgcaggtcaggtagattggccatgctaaattacccatattaTTCAGGAAAGTTgagtttgccatgggaaatgcagggataggggaggggggaggggtcttggtaggatgctctttggagggttgctgtggacttgggctaaatggcctgtttccatgctgcggaAATTCTAGAGAAAACCATAGCTTTACAGTAAACTTCATAGTAATATGTTAGACCTATTCCAGCATAAAGATCTTTTTCACGTTTGCCTGATAAACGTTATCCTTAGATTAAAATTGTTTCAATCTTATATTCCAATTAAATATGTTGCATTCTGCAAAAAGCTTGCAAAAAGTATTGAACTGTTTGCTTTTAAGAACTATCGAAAGTCTTCTGGAGAATTTGTTGGGCAAGGCTGGTTTGTGTAGCTAATCTTTTTTTGCCTGTGTTGATTTGTTGGaaaacaataaagaaataatTACCTGAGTGCTGAAGCCATGAATAATTTGTAGACATCAGCTACACTGAAAGCTGTTGGTGGAAGAATGTCAATTGAATTCTCCCAAAGCTTTTTGAATACTATATGCTGTAATTTTATCATAGTCAATGAAAATAAATACGCAGTATTATGCAGAGAAAATTCCAATGCTCAGTGTTTTTATTTGAGTAAAATGATAAGAATAACTTGTGTTCATTAAgacatgacctcaggacatcaCAAAATAACAGATAGAGTTGTCCCTGGCTAATTTTCTATGCAATAAACACTCACAAACATTGGTGTGATAAAAACAAGGTCATGTATTTTGgtcgagacaaaaaaaaactgcagatgttggaatcgaAAGTGGAcaaacaggaggttggaagaacacagcaagccaggcagcatcaggaggtggagaagctcAATGAAGTTAAGGAGATAGTGAAGCTGGAGAGTTCTATACTGGGGCCTGGTTgctcgatgggagggatgaatatgggtggtagctggaaggaagggttggaaggtggaatggaaggtggggtgggggagggaaaatgctagaaaggGAACCAGGGGATCGGCGGAAAGGTTATATAAAATTTGAGAACTTAATGTTTAGTCCTCCTGGCTGCAGGATGCCCAGGtagaaggtgaggtgttgttcctccaagttGCGGTCTGATTGATTGCAACCGTGGATagacatgtcatagagtcatagagatgtacaaaatggaaacagacccttcggtccaactcgcccatgcccaacagatatcccaacccaatctagtcctacctgccagcacccggtccatatccctccaaacccttcctattcatataccatccagatgccctttaaacgttgcaattgtattaacctccaccacttcctctggcagctcattccaacatgtaccaccctctgtgtgaaaaggtggccacttaggtttcttttatatctttcccctttcaccctaaacctatgccctctagttctggactccccctccccagagaaaagagtttgtctatttatcctatccatgcccctcatgattttatgaaactctataaggtcacccctcagcctccaatgctccaggaaaaacagcactagccaattcaacctctccctatagctcaaatcctccaaccctggaaacatccttgtaaatcttttttgaaccctttcaagtttcacaatatccttccgataggaaggagaccagaattgcaagcaatattctaaaagtggcctaaccaatgtcctgaaacgccgcaacgtgacctcccaacccctgtactcaatactctgaccaataaatgaaagcataccaaacgccttcttcactaccctatctacctgtgacttcactttcaaggagctgtgaacctgcactccaaggtctctttgttcagcaacactccccagggccttatcattaagtgtataagtcctgctaagatttgctttcccaaaatgcagcagcttgcatttatctaaattaaactccatctgattaAGATTCCAATGTATTAGAGTca
Above is a window of Chiloscyllium plagiosum isolate BGI_BamShark_2017 chromosome 24, ASM401019v2, whole genome shotgun sequence DNA encoding:
- the LOC122562194 gene encoding uncharacterized protein LOC122562194, whose amino-acid sequence is MQAFLANDSLRLQIFIMSANQFVHKAMDILVSAAIRGDLDPRRANAYIKEILHIILFYGQINRPKVDPEEILQESNHQLSARYSDVFEMSCTHIPKRPPFTVLLNAIVDIVRTRHEDYVLPCLLSTINDMEVPNGNTICRNIFVSTVINLCYFSDQCMRSRTPNYFGASVSCRGARQRKIMIDILCYHTWHRDISWAVCVANQYNENAIEFPPRVRSMAFNIYTNGQRTQANQRVDNSLARFRGRRVPRFLEIASQFGSLVPRAPCERCFEMFPNIQFYPFPQAHEHAHWEYGNCAECESLSQLLKSHEQIVTRLHRNQFQIGRDDLINAKNRRLEQNLQQLEFRFRGVVPFEGNQL